The window GTCGTAAATCGCCGCTTTCAGCCGCCGAATAGATCGCGGTTGGCATGGTCGTTGTGAGTTCTTCGATATTACCGGCGACCATAATGGTTGCGCCAAATTCACCCAATGCGCGGGCAAAAGACAACACGCTTCCCGCAATCAAACCGCCGCGCGCGAGGGGAAGAGAAACTGTCCAGAAGGTGCGCGCGGGTGTGGCTCCAAGCGAGAGTGCTGCATCGAGCGAGTGCGTATCAACAGCTTCAAAGGTGGCTTTGGCTGTTCCATACATCAGGGGAAACGCGACTGTCGCCGCCGCAAGGACGGCTGCAGCCGGTGTGAACAAAAGGCGCACGCCCAACGGTTCCAGTAAAGCGCCGATAAAGCCATTTTTTCCAAGCAACAGCAAAAGCGCATATCCGACAACGACCGGCGGCAGAACAAGCGGAAGTGTCAGCAACGCATCGAGAAGCGCCTTGCCGCGAAAGGTGCGTCGCGCAACGAAGTGAGCAGCCCACGTTGCGCCGATAAAAACGAGCAGCCACGCCGCGCTCGCGACTTGAAGCGAAAGCCAAACCGGATGCCAGGAAAATGGCGTGTTCTGCATGAAAAAAGTACGGTCGGTTTCGACCGTACTTGAGCAATCGCTTTAACGTGCGTTCTTGGTGACGCGGCGCGCGACGCCGCTTTCTTTAGCGGCTTGCATCACCGCAGCGGCAACGGCTTTCACCACGCGCCGGTCGAAAACGCTGGGGATTAAGTAATCTTCGTGCAACTCGTCGCGGCCAATCACATCGGCGATGGCGCGCGCGGCGGCGATTTTCATTTCGTCGGTCACGCTCGAAGCGCGCGCGTCCAGCAAGCCGCGGAAGAAGCCGGGAAAACACAGCATGTTGTTGATTTGGTTCGGGTAATCGCTTTTGCCGGTCGCGATAATGCGCGCAATGTCTTCGATGCTTTCGGGGTTGATTTCCGGCTGCGGATTCGCCATTTCAAAAACAATCGGGTCGCGGCCCATCGCGCCAATATCTTCCGGCGTCAATTCGGTTTGGCCGCCGAAACCGATGAAGCAATCGGCGCCGCGTAGCGCCGTTTTCAATTCGCCGCGCACGCCACGCGGGTTTGTCGTGCGTGCGGTAGCATCTGTCAGGGCGTCAGTCTGTTCATCGCGGCCCGCGTAAAGTGCGCCTTGCTCATCGCAAATCACGATGTCGCCGACGCCGAACGTGGTAAGCAATCGCGCGGTGGCAATTCCCGCCGCCTGCGCGCCGCGCGCGTTAATCACGGCTTTCACCGAAGATGGCGGCTGTCCGGTAATTTTGAGCGCGTTAATCAGCGCGGCCAGAACCGCAATCGCCGTTCCCCACTGGTCGTTGTGCATGACCGGAATCGGCAAAAGTTGCGAAAGACGCGTCTCGATTTCAAAGCAGCGCGGTGCTGCGATGTCTTCCAGATGAATCGCGCCAAATGTGGGCGAAACGGCTTGCACTGCCGAGACGAACTCATCGTCGCTGTGAACATCGAGGCACAGCGGAAACGCATCGACGCCCGCGAATTCCTTAAAGAGCAGCGCTTTGCCTTCCATCACAGGAAGCGCCACCAACGGCCCCGCCGCACCCATGCCGAGCACCGCGCCACCATCGGTTATCACCGCGACCATATTCTTTTTGATGGTGAGGTTGAACGCGTCGTCGGGGTCGGCGGCGATGCTTTCGCAGATGCGCGACACGCCGGGTGTGTAGGCCATCGAAATGTCGTCGCGCGTTTTAACCGGAACTTTCGGCGCAATTTCCAGCTTGCCACCAAGATGCAGCAGAAACGTGCGGTCGGACACGTTGACGATATCGACGCTGCCCAACGCGCGCACCACGTTAATGATTTTCTGGCCGTGTTCGTAATCGGAAGCGGCAAAAGTAATATCGCGCGTGATGCTGCCGCGCGCGGTCTTGACGATGTCGATAGCACCGATGTCGCCGCCCGCTTCGCCGATGGCCGACGTGACCGTTCCCAGCGTTTTAACGCGATTCGGATATTCAATGCGGAGCGTCAGCGAATACGACGGCGAGGGACGATAGCTTTCCATGCAGGAAATTATACCGTGCAGACTCTTGGAGTACGGTCGAATTCGACCGTAACTCAATGCGCGTTACACTGCGAGCGATGTTTATTGATGAAGCGACGATTGAAGTGAAGGGTGGAGACGGCGGCGACGGCATTGTGGCGTTCCGCCGGGAAAAGTTTGATCCGTTTGGCGGGCCTTCGGGCGGCGACGGCGGCGATGGCGGCGATGTGACCTTGAGGGCGCATCCTCATGTGAAGACGCTACTCGACTTGTCGCGGCGGCGGCACCATCGTGGCGTGCGCGGTCAGCATGGCGAAGGCGGTCGCAAAAAAGGCAGCGACGGCGCGGGCGTGACGCTCAATGTTCCGGTTGGAACCCAGGTGTTTGATGCCGATACCGGCGAACTGCTCGTCGATTTGCTAATTCCCGAACAAGAGTTCATCGTCGCGCATGGCGGCGTTGGCGGCATGGGAAACCCGCGTTTCGTTAGCAACACGCGTCAGGCGCCGCGCTTTGCCGAAAAAGGGCAGAAAGGTCAGGAGCGCCGTCTCAAACTGGCGTTGAAAATCCTCGCCGACGTCGCGCTGATTGGTTTGCCCAACGCCGGTAAAAGCACCCTCATTTCGCGGCTTTCTGCGGCGCGTCCTAAAATCGCCGATTATCCGTTCACAACTCTTGTGCCAAACCTTGGCGCGGTGCGGTTGGATGCTGAAAGCCAATACATCGTGGCCGACATTCCCGGCCTGATTCGCGGCGCGAGCAAAGGCGCCGGTCTGGGCCATCAGTTCCTCAAACACATCGAGCGCGCGCCGGTTTTCGTCCACCTTGTCGATGTTTCCGGTCCGATGATGGGTGGCCCGAGTTTGTGGCGCGCCTACGCCAGCCTCAACCGCGAATTGCGTTTATGGCAACCGGAACTTGTCGAACGTCCGCAAGTTGTGGCGCTCAATAAAACCGATGTTATTGCGGGCGATGAAGAATGCATGGCGCAGATGGAAGCGTTTCGCGCGAAGCTAGTCGCACGCGGCTGCGAAGTCTTCGAGATTTCGGCGGCGACCGGCGAGAACGTCGAAGCGCTTTCATGGCGCGTCTTTCACCTGATTAAAGAAGCGCGCGAATCGATGCAGCATCCTGAACTCGTCGCGGAAACCAAAGTGACGCGCTTGGCGGTTGACGCTCCGTTTGAAATCAAGGAAATCGCGCGTTATGCGGACGGCATGTCGGAATGGGAAGCCAAAGGCGGCTTGCTCGACCGCTTGCTTTCGCGCTTCGATGTTTCGAATTACGAAGCGATTATGTATATCCATAGCGCACTGCAAAAACATGGCGTTCTGGAGCAGATGAAGAACGCCGGAGTCAAGCCCGGCGATTTAGTTCATGCCGGAGAAACGGCATTTACCTTTGAAGAGTAGAGAAGAAACAGAGTACGGTCGAATTCGACTGTACTCTGTTTTTCGATCCTGAATGAAAACCCTCGTTGTCAAAATTGGCACCAGTTCGTTAGTGCGCGGTGGGCACGTCGATGAAAGCGCGATTGCGAATCTGGCGCGGCAAGTTGCGGTGTTGCGCGAAGAAAACTGGCGCACTGTTGTTGTAACAAGCGGCGCGATTCGCTTAGGGCTGGATACGATTGGCCGCGCGCGCGCTGTGCGTTTGCCCGAGAAACAAGCCGCCGCCGCTATCGGCCAAAGTTTGCTGATGCGCGCCTATCGCCGCGCTTTTGAAACGCAAAGCTTGCCCGTCGCGCAGTTGCTTTTAACACGCGGCGATTTGTCCGACCGGCGGCGTTTCCTCAATGCGCGCCACACCATGACACAGTTGTTTCGTTGGAACGTCGTGCCGATTGTCAACGAAAACGATACCGTCGCCGTCGATGAAATTCGCGTCGGCGATAACGACACGCTTGCCGCATTAACAGCTTTGGTGGCAGAAGCGAATTTGGTTCTGCTGCTCTCCGATGTCGATGGCTTTTACCTGCCTGGACAAAAGAAGCCCGTGGCGCGTATCGAAAAGATAACCGAAGAAATCGAAGCGGCTGCGGGCGGGTCGGGCAGTATCGGCGGCACAGGCGGAATGCGAACCAAAGTCGAGGCGGCACGACTCGCGACCCAAAGCGGCATCGAGTTGATGATCGCACATAACAAATCGGAAGACGCACTTTTACGCGCGGCGCGTGGCGAAGAATTCGGCACGCGCTTTCTGGCAAAAGCCGCTTTGAAAGGACGCAAACGCTGGATTGCTTATGGTCGTACCGCGCAGGGAACGCTGTTGCTCAACGACAATGCGCGCGGCGCTCTGGTTGGCAAAGGCTCGTCGCTTTTGCCAATCGGAATTACGTCTGTCGAAGGCGAATTCGACGCGGGCGCACTTGTCAGCGTAAAAGATTCGGGCGGCGAATACGCGCGCGGTTTGACCAACTTTTCTGCCGAAGAACTGCGATGTATCGCCGGTTTGCACTCGTCGCAGATTTCTTCAGCCCTGGGCCGCGCTGATTTCATCGAAGCGATTCACCGCGACAATCTCATCGTGACCGAAACCTAAGTACGGTCGAATTCGACCCCATGCAATAGCGCTTTGACGGACTTGTTTTATCGCAAAAAATAGTCGTGGATGGTTTAAAACGGGTGCGCTTTCCGCCGAGCAAAAAAGTTTGAACACCAGCTAAATTTTGCCGTCTGTAGAGCGCCTTTTGGCGCGGAGCGTCGGAGAACCTGCTGCTGAGCAGCGATGCCCTTGGATCACAAGCCGTCAAGCGGCGGGAGACATGATGAAGCGTTTTCTATTTTTGTTGGGCGGCACTGTTTTGATTGGTGCGATTTCAGGTGCTCGCGCCGATGTCTGGACGACAACCGGGCCCGATGGCGAAACTGTACGTACCGAAGTCAAGCGCGCCGATGAGCCGGCACACGACTACTCCAAAATCGAACGCGATGATGAAAATCGGAGCTCGACGACTCTCCGCACGTATCCGTCGCAAACCACGACGATTACAAAAGGTGCATCGGTTCCCAAGGCTGTTAATCGCTTGAAACCATCCGACAGTCGCGTTCTTTCGTCACAACTGACCGTGGGCACTTAT is drawn from Abditibacteriaceae bacterium and contains these coding sequences:
- the modB gene encoding molybdate ABC transporter permease subunit, with translation MQNTPFSWHPVWLSLQVASAAWLLVFIGATWAAHFVARRTFRGKALLDALLTLPLVLPPVVVGYALLLLLGKNGFIGALLEPLGVRLLFTPAAAVLAAATVAFPLMYGTAKATFEAVDTHSLDAALSLGATPARTFWTVSLPLARGGLIAGSVLSFARALGEFGATIMVAGNIEELTTTMPTAIYSAAESGDLRLAGIFCALLAALNLLFVLGLSFWKRNQ
- a CDS encoding NAD-dependent malic enzyme: MESYRPSPSYSLTLRIEYPNRVKTLGTVTSAIGEAGGDIGAIDIVKTARGSITRDITFAASDYEHGQKIINVVRALGSVDIVNVSDRTFLLHLGGKLEIAPKVPVKTRDDISMAYTPGVSRICESIAADPDDAFNLTIKKNMVAVITDGGAVLGMGAAGPLVALPVMEGKALLFKEFAGVDAFPLCLDVHSDDEFVSAVQAVSPTFGAIHLEDIAAPRCFEIETRLSQLLPIPVMHNDQWGTAIAVLAALINALKITGQPPSSVKAVINARGAQAAGIATARLLTTFGVGDIVICDEQGALYAGRDEQTDALTDATARTTNPRGVRGELKTALRGADCFIGFGGQTELTPEDIGAMGRDPIVFEMANPQPEINPESIEDIARIIATGKSDYPNQINNMLCFPGFFRGLLDARASSVTDEMKIAAARAIADVIGRDELHEDYLIPSVFDRRVVKAVAAAVMQAAKESGVARRVTKNAR
- the obgE gene encoding GTPase ObgE; this encodes MFIDEATIEVKGGDGGDGIVAFRREKFDPFGGPSGGDGGDGGDVTLRAHPHVKTLLDLSRRRHHRGVRGQHGEGGRKKGSDGAGVTLNVPVGTQVFDADTGELLVDLLIPEQEFIVAHGGVGGMGNPRFVSNTRQAPRFAEKGQKGQERRLKLALKILADVALIGLPNAGKSTLISRLSAARPKIADYPFTTLVPNLGAVRLDAESQYIVADIPGLIRGASKGAGLGHQFLKHIERAPVFVHLVDVSGPMMGGPSLWRAYASLNRELRLWQPELVERPQVVALNKTDVIAGDEECMAQMEAFRAKLVARGCEVFEISAATGENVEALSWRVFHLIKEARESMQHPELVAETKVTRLAVDAPFEIKEIARYADGMSEWEAKGGLLDRLLSRFDVSNYEAIMYIHSALQKHGVLEQMKNAGVKPGDLVHAGETAFTFEE
- the proB gene encoding glutamate 5-kinase, yielding MKTLVVKIGTSSLVRGGHVDESAIANLARQVAVLREENWRTVVVTSGAIRLGLDTIGRARAVRLPEKQAAAAIGQSLLMRAYRRAFETQSLPVAQLLLTRGDLSDRRRFLNARHTMTQLFRWNVVPIVNENDTVAVDEIRVGDNDTLAALTALVAEANLVLLLSDVDGFYLPGQKKPVARIEKITEEIEAAAGGSGSIGGTGGMRTKVEAARLATQSGIELMIAHNKSEDALLRAARGEEFGTRFLAKAALKGRKRWIAYGRTAQGTLLLNDNARGALVGKGSSLLPIGITSVEGEFDAGALVSVKDSGGEYARGLTNFSAEELRCIAGLHSSQISSALGRADFIEAIHRDNLIVTET